From the Nocardiopsis changdeensis genome, one window contains:
- a CDS encoding acyl-CoA carboxylase subunit beta produces MATEAPEPLPADEIDIHTTAGKLADLQRRRYEAVHAGSARAVEKQHAKGKMTARERIDALLDPGSFVELDALARHRSTNFGLDANRPYGDGVVTGYGTVDGRPVAVFSQDVTVFGGSLGEVYGEKICKVLDHALTNGCPVIGINEGGGARIQEGVVSLGLYAEIFKRNTHASGVIPQISVIMGAAAGGHVYSPALTDFIVMVDETSQMFITGPDVIKTVTGEDVSMEELGGARTHNTRSGVAHYMGADEQDALDYVKALLAHLPGNNLEDAPVLPPEEDPGEEVNDADLALDAFVPDSANQPYDIRTVIGTVLDDGDFLEVHAMFATNMVVGFGRVDGRSVGIIANQPMSLAGCLDIDASVKAARFVRTCDAFNIPVLTFVDVPGFLPGTDQEWDGIIRHGAKLLYAYAEATVPLITVITRKAFGGAYDVMGSKHLGADINLAWPTAQIAVMGAQGAVNILHRRTLAAADDVEAERTRLIGEYEDTLLNPYSAAERGYVDGVILPSETRVQITKALRALANKRAQLPPKKHGNIPL; encoded by the coding sequence ATGGCCACCGAAGCCCCTGAACCACTGCCCGCGGACGAGATCGACATCCACACCACCGCGGGCAAGCTCGCCGACCTGCAGCGGCGACGCTACGAGGCGGTCCACGCGGGATCCGCGCGCGCCGTCGAGAAACAGCACGCCAAGGGCAAGATGACCGCCCGCGAACGCATCGACGCCCTGCTCGACCCGGGGTCGTTCGTCGAGCTGGACGCCCTGGCCCGCCACCGGTCCACCAACTTCGGACTGGACGCCAACCGCCCCTACGGGGACGGGGTCGTCACCGGCTACGGAACCGTCGACGGCCGCCCCGTCGCCGTGTTCAGCCAGGACGTCACCGTCTTCGGCGGATCGCTCGGCGAGGTCTACGGTGAGAAGATCTGCAAGGTCCTCGACCACGCCCTCACCAACGGGTGCCCCGTCATCGGCATCAACGAGGGCGGCGGGGCGCGCATCCAGGAGGGCGTCGTCTCCCTGGGCCTGTACGCCGAGATCTTCAAGCGCAACACCCACGCCTCCGGCGTCATCCCGCAGATCTCCGTGATCATGGGCGCCGCCGCCGGCGGCCACGTCTACTCCCCCGCCCTCACCGACTTCATCGTGATGGTCGACGAGACCTCGCAGATGTTCATCACCGGCCCCGACGTCATCAAGACCGTCACCGGCGAGGACGTCTCCATGGAGGAGCTGGGCGGGGCGCGCACCCACAACACCCGGTCCGGCGTCGCCCACTACATGGGCGCCGACGAGCAGGACGCCCTCGACTACGTCAAGGCCCTGCTGGCGCACCTGCCCGGCAACAACCTGGAGGACGCCCCCGTCCTGCCCCCCGAGGAGGACCCCGGCGAGGAGGTCAACGACGCCGACCTGGCTCTGGACGCCTTCGTCCCCGACTCGGCCAACCAGCCCTACGACATCCGGACCGTCATCGGAACGGTCCTGGACGACGGGGACTTCCTGGAGGTCCACGCCATGTTCGCCACCAACATGGTGGTGGGCTTCGGCCGCGTGGACGGGCGCTCCGTCGGCATCATCGCGAACCAGCCCATGAGCCTGGCCGGGTGCCTCGACATCGACGCCTCCGTCAAGGCCGCCCGGTTCGTGCGCACCTGCGACGCGTTCAACATCCCGGTGCTGACCTTCGTGGACGTGCCCGGCTTCCTGCCCGGCACCGACCAGGAGTGGGACGGCATCATCCGCCACGGCGCCAAGCTGCTCTACGCCTACGCCGAGGCCACCGTCCCGCTGATCACCGTGATCACCCGCAAGGCGTTCGGCGGCGCCTACGACGTCATGGGCTCCAAGCACCTGGGCGCCGACATCAACCTCGCCTGGCCCACCGCGCAGATCGCCGTCATGGGCGCCCAGGGCGCGGTGAACATCCTGCACCGGCGCACCCTCGCGGCCGCCGACGACGTGGAGGCCGAGCGGACCCGCCTCATCGGGGAGTACGAGGACACCCTCCTCAACCCCTACTCGGCGGCCGAGCGCGGCTACGTCGACGGGGTCATCCTGCCGTCGGAGACCCGGGTCCAGATCACCAAGGCGCTGCGTGCGCTGGCGAACAAGCGCGCGCAGCTGCCGCCCAAGAAGCACGGGAACATCCCGCTGTGA
- a CDS encoding phosphoenolpyruvate carboxylase, whose product MLGTVLRESGGEDLLADVEKLRHAVIGARDGSVTGEEITALVAAWPLERAKQVARAFTVYFHLANLAEEHQRMRTLRERDDAANPPRESLAAAVRAVREGAGGEEHLDALVAGMEFHPVLTAHPTEARRRAVSTSILRISAQLDAWHGAHEGSTEAAEAHRRLLEEIDLLWRTSQLRYTRLDPLDEVRTALAAFDETIFSVIPHVYRSLDRALDPEGTGVRPPRAVPFVRYGTWIGGDRDGNPYVTHEVTREAVRIQSEHVLRGLESACDRIARTLTAYGNLTPASQALLDALSSARAGQPSLLAEISDRSPNEPHRRFLLYAAARLRATRERDADLAYPNAEAFLADLRTVQESLAAAGANRQAYGELQHLVWQAETFGFHLAELEIRQHSEVHAAALAELREHGPDGELTERTREVLDTIRVVSWIQERFGVEACRRYIVSFTRSADDIAAVYELAEYALPADRRPVLDVIPLFETGADLDASPGVLDGMLGLRQVRERLEQSGRRVEVMLGYSDSAKDVGPVSATLRLYDAQARLADWARRHDVRLTLFHGRGGSLGRGGGPASRALLAQAPGSVDGRFKVTEQGEVIFARYGQADLARRHIEQVGHAVLMASTDEVQERERSAALKYRPHADAIGAAAQRAYLDLINADGFAAWFSRVSPLEELGELRLGSRPARRGAARGLGDLRAIPWVFAWTQTRVNLPGWYGLGTGLAAVSDLSLLQDAYREWPMFSSLLDNAEMSLAKTDRTIAERYLALGGRPEMSERVLAEYDLTRDLVLRVTGHSRLLETRRVLSRAVDLRNPYVDALSHLQLRALEALRSEDAATLSPEDQQHLERLLLLSVNGVAAGLQNTG is encoded by the coding sequence ATGCTCGGAACCGTGCTCAGGGAGAGCGGCGGCGAGGATCTGCTCGCCGATGTCGAAAAACTCCGTCATGCGGTCATCGGCGCCCGCGACGGTTCCGTCACCGGCGAGGAGATCACCGCATTGGTGGCCGCCTGGCCCCTGGAACGCGCAAAGCAGGTCGCGCGCGCCTTCACCGTCTACTTCCACCTCGCCAACCTGGCCGAGGAGCACCAGCGCATGCGCACGCTGCGCGAGCGCGACGACGCAGCCAACCCGCCCCGCGAGTCCCTGGCCGCGGCCGTCCGCGCCGTCCGCGAGGGCGCCGGGGGAGAGGAGCACCTCGACGCGCTGGTCGCGGGCATGGAGTTCCACCCTGTGCTCACCGCCCACCCCACCGAGGCCCGCCGCCGCGCCGTCTCCACCTCCATCCTGCGGATCAGCGCCCAGCTCGACGCCTGGCACGGCGCCCACGAGGGCAGCACCGAGGCCGCCGAGGCGCACCGCCGCCTGCTGGAGGAGATCGACCTGCTCTGGCGCACCTCCCAGCTGCGCTACACCCGGCTCGACCCGCTCGACGAGGTGCGCACCGCCCTGGCGGCCTTCGACGAGACCATCTTCTCCGTCATCCCGCACGTCTACCGCTCCCTGGACCGGGCCCTGGACCCCGAGGGCACCGGTGTCCGCCCGCCCCGGGCCGTGCCGTTCGTCCGCTACGGGACCTGGATCGGCGGCGACCGCGACGGCAACCCCTACGTCACCCACGAGGTGACCCGCGAGGCGGTGCGCATCCAGTCCGAGCACGTGCTGCGCGGCCTGGAGTCCGCCTGCGACCGGATCGCCCGCACCCTCACCGCCTACGGCAACCTCACCCCCGCCTCGCAGGCCCTGCTCGACGCGCTCTCCTCGGCCCGCGCCGGACAGCCGTCGCTGCTGGCGGAGATCTCCGACCGCTCGCCCAACGAGCCGCACCGCCGGTTCCTGCTGTACGCCGCCGCCCGGCTGCGCGCCACCCGCGAGCGCGACGCCGACCTGGCCTACCCGAACGCCGAGGCGTTCCTCGCCGACCTGCGCACCGTCCAGGAGTCCCTGGCCGCCGCCGGGGCGAACCGGCAGGCCTACGGCGAGCTCCAGCACCTCGTCTGGCAGGCCGAGACCTTCGGGTTCCACCTCGCCGAGCTGGAGATCCGCCAGCACAGCGAGGTGCACGCCGCGGCCCTGGCCGAACTGCGCGAGCACGGCCCCGACGGGGAGCTGACCGAGCGCACCCGCGAGGTCCTGGACACCATCCGGGTCGTCTCCTGGATCCAGGAGCGCTTCGGAGTGGAGGCCTGCCGCCGCTACATCGTCAGCTTCACCCGCTCCGCCGACGACATCGCCGCCGTGTACGAGCTGGCGGAGTACGCGCTGCCGGCCGACCGCCGCCCCGTCCTCGACGTCATCCCGCTCTTCGAGACCGGCGCCGACCTGGACGCCTCCCCCGGCGTCCTGGACGGCATGCTCGGACTCCGCCAGGTGCGGGAGCGCCTGGAGCAGAGCGGCCGCCGCGTCGAGGTGATGCTCGGCTACAGCGACTCCGCCAAGGACGTCGGCCCGGTCAGCGCCACCCTGCGGCTGTACGACGCCCAGGCCCGGCTGGCCGACTGGGCCCGCCGCCACGACGTGCGCCTCACGCTGTTCCACGGCCGCGGCGGCTCCCTGGGCCGCGGCGGCGGCCCCGCCAGCCGCGCCCTGCTCGCGCAGGCGCCCGGCTCGGTCGACGGCCGGTTCAAGGTCACCGAGCAGGGCGAGGTCATCTTCGCCCGCTACGGCCAGGCCGACCTGGCCCGGCGGCACATCGAGCAGGTCGGCCACGCCGTCCTGATGGCCTCCACCGACGAGGTGCAGGAGCGCGAGCGCTCCGCCGCCCTGAAGTACCGGCCGCACGCCGACGCCATCGGGGCCGCCGCCCAGCGGGCCTACCTCGACCTCATCAACGCCGACGGGTTCGCCGCCTGGTTCTCCCGGGTCAGCCCGCTGGAGGAGCTGGGCGAGCTGCGGCTGGGCTCGCGCCCGGCCCGCCGCGGCGCCGCCCGGGGGCTGGGCGACCTGCGCGCCATCCCGTGGGTGTTCGCCTGGACCCAGACCCGGGTCAACCTGCCCGGCTGGTACGGGCTGGGCACCGGCCTGGCGGCCGTGTCCGACCTGTCGCTGCTCCAGGACGCCTACCGCGAGTGGCCCATGTTCTCGTCGCTGCTGGACAACGCGGAGATGAGCCTGGCCAAGACCGACCGCACCATCGCCGAGCGCTACCTCGCCCTGGGCGGCCGGCCCGAGATGAGCGAGCGGGTCCTGGCCGAGTACGACCTCACCCGCGACCTGGTGCTGCGGGTGACCGGGCACTCCCGGCTGCTGGAGACCCGCCGCGTGCTCTCGCGCGCGGTGGACCTGCGCAACCCGTACGTGGACGCGCTGTCCCACCTCCAGCTGCGGGCCCTGGAGGCGCTGCGCTCGGAGGACGCCGCGACCCTGTCGCCCGAGGACCAGCAGCACCTGGAGCGGCTCCTGCTGCTGTCGGTCAACGGCGTCGCCGCCGGGCTCCAGAACACCGGCTGA
- a CDS encoding biotin--[acetyl-CoA-carboxylase] ligase, with product MAATEDPFPRPPLDPAALNAGLVRPGGMWERIEVVPEAGSTNTELAARGRAGAPHGSVLVAEHQSAGRGRMGRGFSTPPRAALTVSLLLRPDVPPARLGWLSALMGVAAVGAVRSTTGVRAALKWPNDLLVPEAFRARPGGGDGKLAGILAEVDFSSGDPAVVVGIGLNVSQAPDELPVDTAVSLRGEGAADLDRGVLLASLLGGFEELYTMWAAAGGDAERSGLAAVYRDVCTTLGRRVRVHLPGDRILEGVVTAIDAEGRLVVDGPEGERALSVGDVVHVRPAG from the coding sequence ATGGCCGCAACCGAGGACCCCTTCCCGCGCCCGCCGCTCGACCCGGCGGCGCTCAACGCCGGACTCGTCCGCCCCGGCGGCATGTGGGAGCGGATCGAGGTGGTGCCCGAGGCCGGGTCCACCAACACCGAGCTGGCCGCCCGCGGCCGCGCCGGGGCACCGCACGGCAGCGTGCTGGTGGCCGAGCACCAGAGCGCGGGCCGCGGCCGGATGGGGCGCGGCTTCAGCACCCCGCCGCGCGCCGCCCTCACCGTCTCCCTGCTGCTGCGCCCCGACGTGCCGCCCGCCCGGCTGGGCTGGCTGTCGGCGCTGATGGGCGTGGCCGCGGTCGGCGCCGTGCGCAGCACCACCGGGGTCCGGGCCGCCCTCAAGTGGCCCAACGACCTGCTGGTCCCCGAGGCGTTCCGCGCCCGGCCGGGTGGCGGCGACGGCAAGCTCGCCGGGATCCTCGCCGAGGTCGACTTCTCCTCCGGCGACCCGGCCGTGGTCGTCGGCATCGGGCTCAACGTCTCCCAGGCCCCCGACGAGCTGCCCGTGGACACCGCGGTCTCCCTGCGCGGGGAGGGCGCCGCCGACCTCGACCGGGGCGTGCTGCTGGCGTCCCTGCTCGGCGGGTTCGAGGAGCTGTACACGATGTGGGCGGCGGCCGGCGGCGACGCCGAGCGCAGCGGCCTGGCCGCCGTCTACCGCGACGTCTGCACCACCCTGGGCCGGCGGGTCCGGGTGCACCTGCCCGGCGACCGGATCCTGGAGGGCGTCGTGACCGCGATCGACGCCGAGGGGCGGCTGGTGGTCGACGGACCCGAGGGGGAGCGGGCCCTGAGCGTGGGCGACGTCGTGCACGTGCGCCCCGCGGGCTGA
- a CDS encoding PH domain-containing protein: MAIADRHLSDDEELVHVVRQHWTVLVEEFTALAAIVAATAAALWFLPWQEEWAPAAAGVVGVLALVAALVFWLVPLLRWSSTVYILTDRRLMTRQGLISRKGRDMPLTRVNDVAFSMSVWERVMRYGTLTVQSASEQEAITLRKVPRPEWFQSEIYRRVDGAHRPESPAAPR, from the coding sequence ATGGCTATCGCGGACCGTCACCTCTCCGACGACGAGGAGCTCGTCCACGTCGTCCGTCAGCACTGGACCGTGCTCGTCGAGGAGTTCACGGCCCTGGCGGCCATCGTCGCCGCCACCGCCGCTGCGCTGTGGTTCCTGCCCTGGCAGGAGGAGTGGGCGCCCGCCGCCGCCGGGGTGGTCGGGGTCCTCGCCCTGGTCGCCGCGCTGGTCTTCTGGCTCGTCCCCCTGCTGCGCTGGTCCTCGACCGTCTACATCCTCACCGACCGCCGCCTGATGACGCGTCAGGGCCTCATCTCCCGGAAGGGGCGGGACATGCCGCTCACCCGGGTCAACGACGTCGCCTTCAGCATGTCGGTGTGGGAACGCGTCATGAGGTACGGGACGTTGACGGTGCAGTCGGCCTCCGAGCAGGAGGCCATCACCCTCAGAAAGGTCCCGCGCCCGGAGTGGTTCCAGTCGGAGATCTACAGACGGGTCGACGGCGCCCACCGTCCGGAGTCCCCCGCCGCCCCCCGGTGA
- a CDS encoding adenylate/guanylate cyclase domain-containing protein, with protein sequence MSSRPDPKVIETALLGGEAVYTREQAIELAAADPELAGRVWRALGFPTQSDDTVIFTESDVEALRLATGLLDEGVLDEEAVVRFARAMGQTMARLADWQTSILSTLLFREGEGVGGAGPLMNQVKELLPDVERLLLHIWRRQLAASTARTLAVMSNGVDGVPNYYPLIVGFADLVSFTTLSRELDEVELAQVVEGFEATAADIVASGGGRVVKTLGDEVLYVADDPVKAADIALRLASGVKTHVEVPDVRVGLSSGPVLTLHGDVFGTTVNRSSRLTSFARPGTVLIDEELARSLDGAEGLQVVKVRARHAHGLGLIQPYALRRNFEPGVTA encoded by the coding sequence ATGTCGTCGCGTCCTGACCCGAAAGTGATCGAGACCGCTCTCCTGGGCGGTGAGGCGGTCTACACCAGGGAGCAGGCGATCGAGCTGGCCGCGGCCGACCCCGAGCTCGCCGGCCGGGTCTGGCGTGCCCTGGGCTTCCCCACGCAGAGCGACGACACCGTCATCTTCACCGAGAGCGACGTCGAGGCCCTGCGGCTGGCCACCGGGCTGCTCGACGAGGGCGTCCTCGACGAGGAGGCGGTGGTCCGCTTCGCCCGCGCCATGGGGCAGACCATGGCCCGGCTGGCCGACTGGCAGACCAGCATCCTCAGCACCCTGCTGTTCCGCGAGGGGGAGGGCGTCGGGGGCGCCGGGCCCCTGATGAACCAGGTCAAGGAGCTGCTGCCCGACGTGGAGCGGCTGCTGCTGCACATCTGGCGCCGCCAGCTCGCCGCCTCCACCGCCCGCACCCTGGCCGTGATGTCCAACGGCGTCGACGGCGTGCCCAACTACTACCCGCTCATCGTCGGGTTCGCCGACCTGGTCTCCTTCACCACCCTCAGCCGCGAGCTCGACGAGGTGGAGCTGGCCCAGGTGGTGGAGGGCTTCGAGGCCACCGCCGCCGACATCGTCGCCTCCGGCGGCGGCCGGGTGGTCAAGACCCTCGGCGACGAGGTGCTCTACGTGGCCGACGACCCCGTCAAGGCCGCCGACATCGCCCTGCGCCTCGCCTCGGGGGTGAAGACCCACGTCGAGGTCCCCGACGTGCGGGTGGGCCTGTCCTCGGGCCCGGTGCTCACCCTGCACGGCGACGTGTTCGGCACCACCGTCAACCGGTCCAGCCGCCTCACCTCCTTCGCCCGGCCCGGCACCGTCCTCATCGACGAGGAGCTGGCCCGCAGCCTGGACGGGGCCGAGGGCCTCCAGGTGGTCAAGGTGCGGGCGCGGCACGCCCACGGGCTGGGCCTCATCCAGCCCTACGCCCTGCGCCGCAACTTCGAGCCCGGCGTCACCGCCTGA